The Brassica oleracea var. oleracea cultivar TO1000 chromosome C6, BOL, whole genome shotgun sequence genomic interval TACTATAATTTTAGCACCCCTTTGTGCATCTGTTACAATTGTTAAACTCTTTGTTTTCTTCTTTGCAGCTCGAGTTTTATGACATTCTTTGCCGGGCTAATTCTTCTTTGAAGAGCCATATCCCTGATGTTCTAGCAAGCGGGATTCTCTACTTTGAAAACGGATCTTACAAAGTTGTCCCTTGGGATGGGAAGAGAATCCCAGACATTCTCACTAGCTCAAATCTCGATTTCGATGCATCAATGTTGAACAGCGAGTTCCCGTTTGGTATTTGGAACAAAACGCTGCTTCAACAAAGAAACAAGGGGAAGCCACCAGCACCCGATTCTTTCGGTTCGTTGAGTTCACATGTTTGGCCGTATATTATAACACAGAGATGCAAAGGGAAGATATTTGCCCAACTGTAAGTTCGCTTTCTCATATTCATACGCCTTTAAAATAAAATGATCACTGATTTGAAGCTGTTGTTGCAGAAGAGATGACTTGACGTGGAGCGACGCTCAGAACTTGGCTACCTTTTTGGGACAACAGCTACGCAACCTTCATCAACTGCCGTATCCGCCAGTCACACGTCCTGAGTTATTGAATGCAAATGAAGGTCATGAGGAGTTGAAGATTCCACCAGAGTGGAAAGTTTTCGTCGATGATCTGTGCCAAAAGAAGAAGGACGTCACTAATCGTCTGGAAAACTGGTAAGCTGCTAAATGACTGTTTCCATTTGATTTTGGTCTAAAAAAGCTCAATGTTGGTGAGATACCTTCGTTCAAATCTTTCAGGGGAAATCCTATTCCTAAGGCTCTGATGAACAAAATAGACGAATACATTCCTGATGAGTTCTTTGTAGACTTGCTCCATGTTTTCAAGGTTACTTCTCTTATCTATCTGTTGCTTCGAGAGTCAATACACCTCCTTATTAACATTACCTTTTTTGTGGATCGTAGGACACAGATGTTGGAGATGAAATCAAGCCCTGCACCTGGATACACTCGGACGTCATGGACGACAACATCCACATGGAACCATACGCGGATGATGATTCGGTCGATGGTCAACACAATTCATGGCGTCCCGGTCATATTCTTGACTTCAGCGATTTATCCATAGGTATCCTAATTCTATAATCTGAATCGGATCAAATGTGAAGAGTTTACTGAAAAGAGTGAGGAAAATTTGCAGGGGATCCCATCTACGACTTGATACCAATACACTTGGACGTGTTTAGAGGGGACACTGATCTTTTCAAGAAGCTTCTAGAAAGCTACGGCCTTCCTTTAATCAGAAGTAAGTCCGCGGCAGCAGACGGTATGAGGAAGAAAGTACTGTCTCCTTCCTACCGCACAATGTAAGTTCATAAACATAATAAAAATTCAGCATTCAAGCTTTCTTGTGTTGTATATATAAATGGGAATGTAACTGTTGATTGGTGGTTTGCAGGTGTTATTGTATATTACATGAAGACAATGTGTTGGGTGCAATGTTCAGTATCTGGGACGAGTTTCGGACAGCTGAATCATGGGAACAAGTTGAGCTCACTGTTTGGAGTTTTCTTAACTCGTACTGATCTCTTTCCAACCAATAATTATATTTTAAATTATGACATTGAACCACTGTGTTTAAAATAAATCAAAGCTGTAAAGAAGTTTACAATCACAAACTGTGTAGAAGAAAAGCTTCAGGAACATGAAATCTCTTTGTTTTTGGTAATGCAAATGAAAAAAAAATGGTCATAAAACGAAATCACCAGTGTCGATATCGTCATAATCAATATCTAAGTCATCAAGATCCATACTACTTCCAACTGCACCACCACTGCTTCCACCTGAGCCACCAGCACCGGACAGTCCAGAACCTCCAGTGATCGGTTTCCGAGCTTCATGGATGATCCACACTATCTCTTCCTCTGTCTGAGACGGCTGATCGTTCATCCTCAATGATCTTTCGGACATCTCCACCGGCAAGTTCTTGAGAAACCAATAATGACTCTTGATCTCCTCCATTGTTATCCTCTGCTCTCACAATTACAAATCAATCAATGTTACTTGAAAAGAAAATAAAATGAGAATGTGACATTGGACACAGTAACATGTTTTACCTTCTCAGGGTTAGCGATGAATATCCGAGAGAGAAGATGTTTGCATTCATCTGAAACGTAGTCAGGAACAGAGTAGTGAGCCCTCAGAATCCGACCAATGGTTTTACGGAAGTCTTTAGGGTCCGAAGGATCTTCAAAAGGGTAAGCACCAACGAGCATTACATACAACGTGACTCCACAAGACCAAACATCAGCGACTTTGCCGTCATACTCTCTTGTGGAAAGCACTTCAGGTGCAATGTAAGCAGGTGTTCCGACCGTTGTCTTTGGTTGCGAGTGAAGAACTCCTGATTTTGAGTATCCAAAATCACATATCTTTACACGTGGCGCTGCACTTCCATCCAAGAGTGTGTTCTCTAGCTTTAGATCTCTATGGCAAATTTGCTTATAAAAAAAAACAAAAGTTTTAGTTTCATTGCAAAAAAAAAAAGAAGACAAAGCAAGATTGTGACAGTAACTGAAGTGATTTTCTTACAAGACTATGACAGTAACTAACTCCTGAGATCAGTTGCTGAAAGAAAAACCTTGCCTGAAAAAAAAAACATAACATTATCTAAAACAATGTTTTAATTATTAAATTTATGATAATATAATACTATGATACGGACCTCGTCTTCACTGAATCTTCCGGAGCTGCAGATTCTTTCAAAGAGTTCTCCTCCGGCGGTGTATTCCATTACTATAGCCAAATGTGTTGCCGTCAATAATACCTATTTTTCATAATAAAGATGTAATTTATGGAGAATTAATATTAGATTAATCAACAAAAGAAAATAACTCATTGCTGTTGTGTATACCTCCTTGAATCTTATTATATTGGGATGGTTGAGTGACCTATGGTTCATGAACTAGCTCACATATTAGAGTGTGGGACGAGAGTAAAAGGAGAGAAAGACCTTTTGACCTCTCTCAATGAACTTAACAGCGAAAAGCTCTTTTGAAAACTTGTCACGGAACAGCTTCGCTACTCCGAAGTTACCAGACCCTATATCCTTCACTATATCATACCTCTCCATACTCTGCACACACAGCTTAATCTGTTCTTGTTCAGAAGACGGAAGAACCAATTAAAAAGGAGAAATACTTAAACAGCAAGGAACTAACATTTGGAGGTACGTTCAACGGAAATTTAGGAAGTGTGATGTAATAAAATTGCAAAGCGTTCAGCATTTTTTTTTCTTGAATTGATCTTCTTGGGAATCTGCTTCTGACTTCCTTTTGTATGTTTATGAGACCAAGGATCGATACTTGACACGTGAAAAATGTGGTGGTATTTAGATTCCAACTATTATTTTTTCTCCGAAAGAAAAATGTTATATCTATTCTATTAAAGTTAAATTCAGAGTAAAATTTTAACAAGTAGATCAAGCCTATGTATTATTATTTATTTTTTTGAATTACCAAGCCTACGTATTACTTGTAACGTGCAACGCATTCCTTGCGAGAGACTTGAGAAACACTAACAAAGTATTATGTCTCATGAGAAAGACGCGACTACCGTTTAAGTTTTAACCATGCCGAGTTGTCAAGCATGCTTTCTTCCAAGGCATGAAATATAAACTATCACATAAAGCTCTATACTCGATTGGCTAGAAAAAGCATTGTTCCATAAAAGAACTATTAAAGTTGAAACAACTCAAGGAAGAGAAGTAAGCTACGAAAGAACATAACCATGCATGGTTCATGGATAAGTATTGGATGACTATATAATAAACAAAACTGTGAGGCTAACACAAATCTTATTCTATTTTAGGAAACTCACTCACAAAAGAGCTGTCGAGTAAACCGTAACTAGTATTAATAGAATAGATTTGGGTGAGGCATCCAGACACTACTGACTTGAATTCGATTACAGGTTAAAAACATCATCACAACTAGCAAATAAATTATTTCAAGAAAATCTCGTGGAAATCGCTTATGTAGTAGTGTATCGAAATTTATAGATTTA includes:
- the LOC106300490 gene encoding LOW QUALITY PROTEIN: serine/threonine-protein kinase SRK2C-like (The sequence of the model RefSeq protein was modified relative to this genomic sequence to represent the inferred CDS: substituted 2 bases at 2 genomic stop codons), with protein sequence MERYDIVKDIGSGNFGVAKLFRDKFSKELFAVKFIERGQKVFLSFYSRPTLXYVSXFMNHRSLNHPNIIRFKEVLLTATHLAIVMEYTAGGELFERICSSGRFSEDEARFFFQQLISGVSYCHSLQICHRDLKLENTLLDGSAAPRVKICDFGYSKSGVLHSQPKTTVGTPAYIAPEVLSTREYDGKVADVWSCGVTLYVMLVGAYPFEDPSDPKDFRKTIGRILRAHYSVPDYVSDECKHLLSRIFIANPEKRITMEEIKSHYWFLKNLPVEMSERSLRMNDQPSQTEEEIVWIIHEARKPITGGSGLSGAGGSGGSSGGAVGSSMDLDDLDIDYDDIDTGDFVL